The following proteins come from a genomic window of Thiothrix unzii:
- a CDS encoding agmatine deiminase family protein translates to MESRNFLPEWHNQWGVLLAWPHPDTDWADNLAAAEICYTEIVQAISQREAVLLLCHDDAHQAHIESVLAASSSERGRVHCVQMPYNDTWARDFGFITVLVAGKPRLLDFTFNAWGGKFDAALDNAVNAKLLQHPLLTGQTLEAHPLVMEGGSLETDGQGTLLTTEICLLNPNRNPSLDRAQIETQLRSSLGVERILWLANGHLEGDDTDAHIDTLARFADAHTLIYMSCDDPSDSHYGALQAMQTELQALRQADGTPYRLLPVPLPAGIYADGRRLPASYVNFLIVNGAVLLPVYGDERTDPIAIAQTQAAFPQHDIIPIDCRALIAQNGSLHCVTMQIPHEVVTA, encoded by the coding sequence ATGGAATCACGCAATTTTCTTCCCGAATGGCACAACCAATGGGGTGTGCTATTGGCTTGGCCTCACCCCGACACCGATTGGGCGGATAACCTCGCCGCCGCCGAAATCTGTTACACCGAAATCGTGCAGGCGATTAGCCAACGCGAAGCCGTGTTATTGTTATGCCATGATGATGCGCATCAAGCCCACATTGAAAGCGTTTTAGCTGCCAGCAGCAGCGAGCGCGGGCGGGTGCATTGCGTGCAAATGCCTTACAACGATACTTGGGCGCGGGATTTTGGCTTTATTACGGTGCTGGTCGCGGGCAAACCGCGCTTATTGGACTTCACTTTCAACGCTTGGGGCGGCAAATTCGACGCGGCCTTAGATAATGCGGTCAATGCCAAACTGTTGCAACACCCGTTGCTAACGGGTCAAACGCTCGAAGCACACCCGCTGGTCATGGAAGGCGGCAGTCTCGAAACTGACGGGCAAGGCACGTTACTCACCACCGAGATTTGCCTGCTTAACCCCAATCGCAACCCTAGCCTCGACCGCGCTCAGATTGAAACCCAATTGCGCAGCAGTTTAGGGGTGGAACGGATTTTGTGGCTGGCAAACGGGCATCTGGAAGGCGACGACACCGACGCACACATTGATACGCTGGCACGTTTCGCCGATGCGCACACCCTGATTTACATGAGTTGCGATGACCCTAGCGATTCACACTACGGCGCGTTGCAGGCAATGCAAACCGAGTTGCAGGCATTGCGTCAAGCGGATGGCACGCCGTATCGCTTGTTGCCAGTGCCATTGCCAGCGGGTATTTATGCAGACGGACGACGTTTGCCCGCCAGTTACGTGAACTTTTTAATCGTTAATGGTGCGGTATTATTGCCGGTGTATGGCGATGAGCGCACCGACCCGATAGCGATTGCGCAAACCCAAGCGGCATTTCCGCAGCATGACATTATTCCGATTGATTGCCGTGCGTTGATTGCCCAAAACGGCAGTCTCCACTGCGTCACTATGCAAATTCCACACGAGGTCGTCACTGCATGA
- a CDS encoding carbon-nitrogen hydrolase, translating to MSRPLTVAVVQHSNCADYAANLASSIQGIRRAAAQGANLVMLQELHTGLYFCQVEDTDYFDLAETIPGPSTDTLGQLAAELGIVIVCSLFEKRATGLYHNTAVVLDTDGSIAGKYRKMHIPDDPGYYEKFYFTPGDLGFTPIKTSLATLGVLVCWDQWYPEAARLMALAGAELLLYPTAIGWNPQDTPEEQARQRDAWITVQRSHAVANNIPVLSANRVGFEGDPSAQTAGSQFWGSSMIVGWQGELLAQADTTSTTELVVTLDMDRTEQVRRWWPYLRDRRIDAYQDITRRYRD from the coding sequence ATGAGCCGTCCACTCACCGTCGCTGTGGTACAACACAGCAATTGCGCCGATTACGCTGCTAATTTAGCCAGCAGCATTCAAGGCATCCGGCGTGCCGCCGCGCAAGGTGCAAACCTCGTGATGTTGCAGGAATTACACACCGGGCTGTATTTTTGCCAAGTGGAAGACACCGATTACTTCGATTTAGCCGAAACCATTCCCGGCCCTAGCACCGATACCTTGGGGCAACTCGCGGCGGAACTGGGGATTGTGATTGTGTGTTCCTTGTTTGAAAAACGCGCCACGGGTTTGTATCACAATACGGCAGTGGTGCTGGATACTGACGGTAGCATTGCGGGGAAATACCGCAAAATGCACATCCCCGATGACCCCGGTTACTACGAGAAATTCTATTTCACCCCCGGCGATTTGGGCTTTACCCCAATTAAAACCAGCCTCGCCACCTTGGGCGTATTGGTGTGTTGGGATCAATGGTATCCCGAAGCAGCGCGGTTAATGGCTTTAGCTGGAGCGGAATTACTGCTTTACCCCACCGCGATTGGCTGGAACCCGCAAGACACCCCGGAAGAGCAAGCGCGGCAACGCGACGCATGGATCACGGTGCAACGTTCCCACGCAGTAGCCAACAATATTCCGGTATTAAGTGCCAATCGGGTAGGCTTTGAAGGCGACCCCAGTGCGCAAACCGCTGGCAGTCAATTTTGGGGTTCGAGCATGATTGTCGGCTGGCAAGGGGAATTGCTGGCGCAGGCGGATACCACCAGCACCACCGAATTGGTCGTCACCTTGGATATGGATCGCACCGAACAAGTACGCCGCTGGTGGCCTTACTTGCGGGATCGGCGCATTGATGCGTACCAAGACATTACCCGGCGTTACCGCGACTAA
- a CDS encoding transporter substrate-binding domain-containing protein: MSKITQALLLFVLFITPFAHAEEPLRVGIKPSEPWVMYDATKPAAERQPSGFSVELWQEIAKRLGRTTEWVYFDTTNDLVSAVEKQQVDAGISALTVTAEREKRVNFSNSMYELGLQIMVSPEHQQSNPFLVMLTELGKLFTWQSGLLLLLMLITTAHIRLWIDRHDKHHATMPAGYVAGIRESFWWGLTMLLTWETPHSRGLARVVDLSWHLLGLILMSVVTAVVTTALTAQAVSGTIRTEKDLPGKTVAAVATDAPRQWLEQNGINVTPVQTLDEGMARLRKGEVDALVHDGPRLLYLANQANQKAGKSVLAVVPVSFNPQSYGIAFPDNSPLREPANQVLMQLREVESGNSFHQTLREKWLRQE, from the coding sequence GTGTCAAAGATTACACAAGCGTTGTTACTGTTTGTTCTATTTATCACCCCGTTTGCCCATGCCGAAGAGCCGCTCAGAGTAGGGATCAAACCCTCTGAGCCGTGGGTTATGTACGATGCCACCAAGCCAGCCGCCGAGCGTCAACCCAGTGGTTTCAGCGTGGAGTTGTGGCAGGAAATTGCGAAACGCTTGGGGCGCACTACCGAGTGGGTCTATTTTGACACCACCAATGATTTGGTGAGTGCGGTCGAAAAACAGCAAGTTGATGCTGGTATTTCTGCACTCACGGTGACGGCAGAGCGTGAAAAGCGCGTCAATTTTTCTAACTCAATGTATGAATTGGGTTTGCAAATCATGGTGTCGCCCGAACACCAACAATCTAACCCGTTTTTAGTCATGCTCACTGAATTAGGTAAGCTGTTTACTTGGCAAAGCGGTTTGCTGTTGTTGTTGATGTTGATCACCACCGCCCACATCCGCTTGTGGATTGACCGCCACGACAAACACCACGCCACCATGCCAGCCGGTTATGTCGCGGGGATTCGTGAATCGTTTTGGTGGGGTTTGACCATGTTATTGACGTGGGAAACGCCGCACAGTCGCGGGTTAGCGCGGGTGGTGGACTTGTCTTGGCACTTGTTAGGGCTGATTTTAATGAGCGTGGTGACAGCAGTAGTGACCACCGCGCTGACAGCACAAGCCGTGAGTGGCACGATTCGCACCGAGAAAGATTTGCCCGGTAAAACCGTTGCCGCTGTTGCTACCGATGCGCCGCGTCAATGGCTGGAACAAAACGGCATTAACGTAACACCCGTGCAAACCTTGGATGAGGGCATGGCGCGGTTACGCAAAGGCGAAGTCGATGCACTGGTACACGATGGCCCGCGCCTATTGTACTTAGCGAATCAGGCCAATCAAAAAGCTGGTAAATCGGTGTTAGCGGTCGTGCCAGTGAGCTTTAACCCGCAAAGTTACGGTATCGCCTTCCCCGATAACAGCCCGTTGCGCGAGCCAGCAAACCAAGTGCTGATGCAATTGCGCGAAGTGGAAAGCGGTAACAGTTTCCACCAAACCTTGCGCGAAAAGTGGTTACGCCAAGAATAA
- a CDS encoding UPF0175 family protein, which translates to MQVIGIKELQTNPGKLTKAFQDNDYLLITKHGQPLGLALPFAEGVMEQGLLPWFAIKGFQSGDLSLGQLSKALGKNQHETIKLLDLLGVPVADYDFSEDLVAIEKLLAA; encoded by the coding sequence ATGCAAGTCATAGGTATCAAGGAACTTCAAACCAATCCGGGTAAACTGACCAAGGCATTTCAGGACAATGACTACCTTTTAATTACCAAACACGGTCAACCGCTAGGGCTGGCATTGCCTTTTGCTGAAGGTGTGATGGAGCAGGGGTTATTGCCGTGGTTTGCCATCAAAGGCTTTCAAAGTGGTGATTTGAGTTTGGGACAACTCAGCAAAGCACTCGGTAAAAATCAACACGAAACCATCAAGTTATTGGATTTATTGGGCGTTCCTGTTGCTGATTACGATTTTTCCGAAGATTTGGTGGCAATTGAGAAGCTGTTGGCGGCATGA
- a CDS encoding ABC transporter ATP-binding protein, which yields MDIIFREYGTIVRRKWGWFLVVMLGISGAAGLEMLVPLYYKDIANNLSKPFAPDIHASLLDTLLSIMLIYTAIWLSWRALELGMIMFQSWGLKQLDKRCFDVLLRQQYPFFENNFAGSLVKQANRFIKAFETVMDWLIFQFYGNLLQITVAFVIFYQQQPRFALYFLIWVAVFLGWSGGYLVWKLRYDVRVAAMDSKLGGAYSDGISNIFIVKSFALETQERENISNIAEESYHKRNTAWLLTFVSFAVQGFLVFSIELILLYLMVDQWQSGTFNIGEFVLFQTVLLILIRHLWDFGMNFRRFFSVLADAREMSAVFRETQVEQDLPHTQARHITRGDIVFDHIGFAYGTAGLFSDFNLHIRAGEKVALVGQSGSGKTSLTKLLFRFIEPQHGDILLDGMAASGFTLASLRQQISLVPQQPELFHRSIRDNITLGKTVSEQALRDVAQKARALTFIDKLPQGFDTLVGERGVKLSGGEKQRVALARAFLENAPIVVLDEATSALDSLTEQQIQVAIFDLIADKTAVVIAHRLSTILRMDRIVVLENGRIIEQGTHSELLALRGRYYEMWQHQSGEFLQD from the coding sequence ATGGATATTATCTTTCGTGAATATGGCACTATCGTGCGGCGCAAGTGGGGCTGGTTCCTCGTGGTTATGCTGGGTATTTCCGGCGCGGCTGGTTTGGAAATGCTGGTTCCGTTGTACTACAAGGACATCGCTAATAATCTGTCGAAGCCATTCGCGCCCGACATTCATGCGTCATTGCTCGACACTTTATTGAGCATTATGCTGATTTACACCGCTATCTGGTTGAGCTGGCGGGCGTTGGAATTGGGCATGATCATGTTCCAAAGCTGGGGTTTAAAGCAGCTTGATAAACGCTGTTTCGATGTATTATTGCGCCAACAATACCCGTTTTTTGAGAATAATTTCGCGGGCAGTCTGGTGAAACAAGCGAATCGTTTCATCAAGGCGTTTGAAACGGTGATGGATTGGCTGATCTTCCAGTTTTACGGTAATTTGCTGCAAATCACGGTGGCTTTCGTGATTTTTTACCAGCAACAACCGCGTTTCGCGCTGTATTTCCTGATCTGGGTAGCGGTTTTTCTGGGCTGGAGCGGCGGTTATCTGGTGTGGAAACTGCGCTATGACGTGCGCGTTGCGGCAATGGATTCCAAACTCGGCGGGGCATATTCCGACGGCATCAGCAATATTTTCATCGTGAAAAGTTTCGCGCTGGAAACTCAGGAGCGTGAAAATATCAGCAATATCGCCGAAGAGTCTTACCACAAACGCAATACCGCTTGGCTGTTAACCTTTGTGTCGTTTGCGGTGCAGGGTTTTTTGGTGTTCAGCATTGAATTGATTTTGTTGTATTTGATGGTCGATCAATGGCAATCCGGCACGTTTAACATCGGTGAGTTCGTGCTATTCCAAACGGTTTTATTAATCTTAATTCGTCACTTATGGGACTTCGGAATGAATTTCCGGCGGTTCTTTAGCGTGCTGGCAGATGCGCGGGAAATGTCAGCCGTATTCCGCGAAACTCAAGTGGAACAAGATTTACCCCACACCCAAGCCCGCCACATTACACGTGGCGACATTGTGTTCGACCATATCGGCTTTGCTTACGGCACGGCGGGGTTGTTTAGCGACTTTAATTTGCACATCCGTGCCGGTGAAAAAGTCGCGTTGGTGGGGCAATCCGGTTCGGGCAAAACCTCACTCACTAAGTTGCTGTTTCGCTTTATCGAGCCACAACACGGCGATATTTTGCTGGATGGTATGGCTGCTTCGGGCTTTACGCTGGCTTCGTTGCGCCAACAAATTTCCCTCGTGCCGCAACAACCAGAACTGTTCCACCGCAGCATTCGCGACAATATTACTTTGGGTAAAACCGTTTCGGAGCAAGCCTTACGCGACGTAGCGCAAAAAGCCCGTGCGTTAACCTTCATCGACAAACTCCCGCAAGGCTTTGATACTTTGGTGGGCGAACGCGGGGTGAAACTGTCGGGCGGTGAAAAACAGCGCGTCGCCTTAGCCCGCGCCTTTTTGGAAAACGCGCCGATTGTGGTGCTGGACGAAGCCACCAGCGCGTTAGATTCCCTTACCGAACAGCAAATCCAAGTGGCTATTTTCGACCTGATTGCGGATAAAACCGCCGTGGTAATTGCGCATCGGCTCTCCACAATTTTACGCATGGATCGCATTGTGGTGCTGGAAAACGGGCGCATTATCGAGCAAGGCACACACAGCGAATTGCTGGCATTACGCGGGCGTTATTACGAAATGTGGCAGCATCAAAGCGGCGAATTCTTACAAGATTAA